The Silene latifolia isolate original U9 population chromosome X, ASM4854445v1, whole genome shotgun sequence genome contains the following window.
aaaccaGCAACGACATCAGCAAGCAACtattggcttttttttttttctcggatgACCCTGCTGAACATTTCGCCAAAATTTTGAGGGACAGAAAAATCACGTTAAGAAGAGGCAGCGTCACTTTAGGGAATCATTCTACTCCGTACTTTATTTCATCATACAAATGAAACGATGTTGTTCAAAGTACTTACTTTTGTCGCTCTGGGACGCCCCAGTCACTCCAACCTTCAGGTGCGATGATATCATCAATATCACAGTAAGAATATATTGCTCTTGAGTAAGGTCCCCATGCTCTTCCCAGGTAGATTTTACCACTTCCAGTTATCGAACAGTTGAGAAATGAAAACCCGGTATCTTCATTAGGTGAATTCCGGTGATGAGCTGCAATTGCTCCTGACTGATTTGCCATTGAACGAAGAGTCGTATACTGTTTGGGTTTTTGTGCAGTATGTATCAAAgagaagaaagggtaaaaagttCTGTTCAGGAAAGAATGACAGTAAAAAGTtgttttaattaatgtttatacCTGATACAATGATTTTGCATTGCCAAAAATGAAGTCAATGGATCCCTGAATGAGGCACTGGTAGAAGTAATGTGATCCACTCTCATCTAATAGTGTGTCTTGAGAACCAAGGATGTTCACTTTGTAGAATACCGCCTTTTCTGCTGACACTCTCAGTGCCACTGCTTGCATTCCCAACCAACCCGGGATTGCTACCACTGTGTTCTGCACCAACCATAAGGACTCGTATACATTAGCTTATTCACCACCATTACCGCAATAGGTTCCATTATCAGTACATAACTTTGTTACTCTTTTATGTGTTTTATTATCCAGTCTTTACAGACAGCGAATATACACGGCTGTTAATCAGACACAATGCTATTATCCACGACCACCAGTACTACATCAACGTTACCCCAGTTTCAGTGCTCTAATGGCCCTCGCCTGTGACTAAGGGAGGATGGATTTCCTCATCTACGATATAAAAGTATTTAGAGATGGATTTGAAACGGGAGGTAGCTAAGGAAGAAATACCTGAAATGTAATCTCAGAAGCACAGAAATAATCGGAGAAAATAGTGATGGTGGCGGATCCAAAAGTTCCGAGCTCTTCACCATTGCTAGTCCTATCAGAGGCTTTGCTGTTCCAGGTGATTACAGTATTAGCTGACTGATTTGGCATCCCTATGAAGGAAATGTATGGCTTAGAACTTGGTACAACTACTCTTTCCCTGCACATTTCCAAATTCACACTTTAAAGTAATTTCATTTCCAAAAACTTGACTTATATGGTCAACCAATAATCTTGACTAAATTCACTGTTTTATTGTTTATTACTATGTTATGTGTTAACTACAAGGGTAAACTTTGACTAACTGTTGAAAGGGAATTCCAAGAGTGAAGTGCCCCTCACATTAAATTCCATCCAGATGAACTTATTAGTATAAATGTTTGTGTAAAACagttttacactaataatgtgaTGGAAATCATACAATCGTTTGCTAATGAATCctagaaaaggaaaagaaatttTTAGTAACTACCTTATGTTTTATCAACTATGAGTAATATTTGGTTAGCAAAGCATACTATTTTATATTATGGTTAACCAAAGAGTCTTTGCGTAATGACTAGTTAAATTATTTACATTCATTAACTAGTGAACCTAGTTGAGAAACGGGTAACAAGATTTTTACGTATTATTTGAGTTAAGCACATACCTAAGGGGGAAAAGATGGATTGTACCACACAGCCCACTCTTAACAACTATTGCTCGTATTACATATGTGTATGTAGTAGTAGTACATTGTACACGAAATATATAAGATCATGACTCGTCAACTCGAACCAAATTCTTAAAAAATGAAATATAGTTGGCCACATTGTATTATGGTCAAAAATAAAACTGCCAACTGGTAAATAGTAAAACCCACGTAGCTTAACCGATCAAAAAAATAACTGAATAACTACACACGTAGCTTCAACAGCACTACTCTTTCTGCAACTGCCAAGAATTGGTAGAGATGATGATGAACAAAAACAATCAAattcattaatcacaaaaaaaaatACTGATTAAAACACATGATTAAATGATTAGTTACCGGTAAATTCCAGGAAGAATAACAATCTTAACTCTCTTAGAATTCCCAAAAGGAACTAAATCAACAGCACCTTGAACAGTTACTGAATTCCCAGTTTTACCACTTTGATCAACCACTATAATCCCACTCACATTCCAATTCTCCTTCCCTTTTATCTCCGTTTTCGACACCGATTCCGTCGAATCATCAACCTTCATATCATCCCAAGTAATGTAATGATAATCTCTAACATTCACACCTGCATTACTACTACGACTACTACTGCTACTAACATCAGTGTTATTCTGACCAAATACAAACTCAAACACCATAGGTAAAAAACAGAGGAACAATGTAGATTTCAGCAACATTGGTGGATAATTTTTTGTGGGTAATTGATGAATTAGTGTAAAATGATGAAATATGAAATGGGTAGTGATCAATTTACGGAGAATGTGAAAGAGGTGAAAGATATTAAATAGTTGGAGCGTATATATGCTCTGTTTCTGCTCACATTGCTTGTGACACTTGAGTGGTATGTAGTAATTCACTAAATCTAATTAAATTTTGGTTCCAATTAATATGGTTAAAATTACTCTATTGTTTATCAATGATTAattaatgaagagttttaattaatgTTCATTGAAAGAGTGTTAATTACATTTTTTTTGGTGTGTTTGTTGTAGAATTTTGtgtttttggaaaaaaaaaagaaaaataattggaaggagaaagaggttgaattcgtttttatatatttatttattaggGAGTAGAAAGATGAGTAGTTGAAGAAGTGAGGTAGGACTTTGTGGAATATGTATTTTAAGAGGATTAAAATTTGAATTAGAGggtgattatatatttatatatatagtgATTAAAGAGTGAGTGAATCTTCATGCTTGGTGTGGCTTGGATAGTTATTGATGAGGAAGCTTAAAGAAATTGAAATAACTGCCTTGATTATAGTACGACTAGATAACGAGTAATAGTAGTGGTAGTGTAGTACGGTGCATAACGGATTCTCTAGTGGTTCGTACTCTAATGGGTTCGAGTTTCGACTTCCCAACGGCCCATTCTCATTTGCTACAAATCTGCCAAGCTTTTATTCGAGATAATTCGTGGAAAGTCGAACTTTGTCATATATATCGTGAGGCCAATTCGTGTGCGGACTGGCTAACGAATCAAGATGTTACTCAATCTTCTCACTTGACTTCGTATGACCTTGATAACGTGCCAAATCATCTTTTCCGTCTAATGGAACAAGATATTGGAGGCGTCTCTTGGCCGGTCCCGTTCTACTCTTCTTAGTTTTTCCCCTAGTGTAGttgttttgttttcgtttgtttgctttcgtttttcTTCTTTGGGTTGTATTTCCTACTCCTCCTCACAAAAAAAGGgtctttctacatggtacccttttATTTCTTCGAATTCTACGTGGCACCCTTACGTTTCAAAAATGTCAATGGTACTCCTAAATTTAATGAAAACATCTTAAAATACCTAAAATATCTAAAATGCTCTAATCTGCCTCTTTTAAAtgtttaatttataattttttgattgattttttgcAATAATTTGTTATGTCATTAACATAAATATCATTTACTCAATCGTAAACATATTTCTTTTACTAAATTTAACTATTTAAAAATGTGGTGTAACACCTCcacttaccaaggagccttaaccagacaTTTCCTAGTAactaaggacgttaccatctcgattgcccggGGTAAGTATATCAAATGGAGCTATAACAATTAATAAACCCTTTACAACTTACAGCGGAAACAAAAGAAGAACAAGTCGACTATGACAACATAAGAAAATACAACTGGTGAAACTACTATCGTCCGATGACCGACTCTATGTCATGCGACCTCTCCAACTCAACAGCTACATATATCGAGACAGCAACCACAACAACCTGAAAAGTTCACTGCTCATCatttcactagtagaaaaaaccccatATCACGACGCAGTTATCGTGGTGGTTCTAATAGAAACGACGCGAAAAGCCAAATAAATTGGCGGGAATGAAATTTTTATTTAGGTAGGAGGTATATAGTGGCGGTTTAAGTAAGAACCGACATGATAACATAAACTTTTTATGGCGGTTCCAAATAGGAAACGCCACCATAGGTCAAATAAGCCACTTACCAAACACTAGCAAAAAAATCAGGTAACTCAAATTTTGGTCAACTAATCTACTTGGGTCAAATAAGTTACTTGAAGTGTCTTGTCAAACACAACCGTTGTCTTgtttgtatttttcaaatttgTATTCAGTTAATTTTAATTGATCTTttactcaaaaaaaaaacaaaaaaaacaaaaaaaaaaaaaaaaactctaatGAAGATTTTTAATTGACATAAGAAAGAGAACCAAATTTTATTAGGTGATCAAAGAAAGGATAGATCGATTTGTTACATTTATTAGTTATTGGCTAAACAATTTTCTGGTGCAAAGTGCAACTCGGAATTCATGGTATCATATATGATACGATGATTCACTTGTTGGAATGCTCCGAAGATAGTCCTTGTATCAGACGGGCGTATCATTAAGCAATACCCTTGAGGATTCGGGTGCGCAAAACCCATCATATATGCTTCTTGTTCTATTACAAAGTCAGCATTATTTGCAAAATGAAATGTTACTCTAGGGAATACTGTCCTTACTCCCGGTCTTGGTTGCTTGTAGCATAACGATGGCTCACGAGAAGTTCTTGTTATTCCCGGATATTTTGTGACAATATTTTGTATCAATACTCTTTCAAACTCTCTATAAGCAGTGTTAATTAGGTAGCTACCCGTAGTTCCTGAGTCAATAATGCATCCTCCTGAACCATCTTGCCTGAATTGAAATACCGACGGGTTGATATTTAATCTTTGGGAACCGATACTAATAGCTTGAAGGTGCAAGTTATAGTATGGGGCGGGCGCTTGGATAAAAGGAGTAATGTGTCGATGTAATAAACCAAGGCGTGGTATATCATCACCAAATCGAAGGAACATAGGTGGTCGttgaccttggtagtcgattggTGTAAGACAGTACGAAAACCGGCCTCTGAAACGTTCCCCTGCTTGGCTTATAAAGCTAGATGGATCACGGCTCATGCCAAATATCCCACTTGCTATGTTGTTTTGCGTATTTGCTGCAATCAATCGAGTACATTAAACATTATTTTGTGCCATTAAAAAAACACTACATTTATAACGACAGTCGAAATCAAAAGTTTGATGCCATACCAAAAATTAAGTTTTGAGAGCGTATCACACAAGCGAAATGCAAGTCCTTCTTCTTCAGAAGTGAGCCGGGAGTGTTTGATGTAAATGTGAAAGTTTCAGTGGCAGCCATTCCTTGTACACTGGAACCATCATTGTACGATTGGTCAATCGTGCAATGATCTTGTTCACATCTTGTTCCCCGAGGGCATTGATTGCAAGGCAACGCATGGTAAGTACTTGACAGGCTTCTCGGAAAATAAGGATCTCTTTGATGAAAGCAAGGGTTACAACCTTGACATTGTGTCCATATTACACTCCCTGCGGTATCTAACAATAGGAAGTATGTTTTATATGAAGGAGACCCACTGAATGTGCCTATACCCATTTCTACTAGAAAAAGACTATTATGGCCGTGTAGGGGTGCTCGAATGATCGAATTAATTTCTCGAGGATGAGAAGAATTGTCGTTGAAAAAGCGTTCAAGTGATTCTACACGAGCTTTAGAAATTAAAGTAAGTCTCTCTGCTTTTTTTTCAACAGTAACATTGGATTGATATGAAAACGAATTCAGGATGTTGGGGTGATACATCCTAAAACTCGATGCAGTGTGTTCGAGATCGTTTGCATGGTTTTTATGAGATAGGTAGATCAATATGACTGCTAGAGTAAACAATGCTAATTTAGCCATTTCTAGTTTGACAATGGTGGTTCTATGTAGATGAGTAGTACTACTAAGGTAATTTTATAGGGTTCATTAAGCAAACAAAAGGCAATAAAAGGACTCAAATACATTAAATTGTCTTCATATCAATCTAGATTTGAAAAATTATCTTATGGGTGGCTTCTTTTTGTCCATGGTaatgaaattacacttttcttatGACTGGATACTTGAGTTACAAGGAGCTAAACAGGAGAAGCCgagaaaataaacaaacttttCGCTATCAACAATAGTAACCAAAGAAATGTTGGTTACTAAATAAATTGGAATTTAGCGATCTTTTAATTATCAGTTACTCCCTCCATCTAGGTTATTTGTTTACTTGTTACATTTTAGATGTCGTAATCATTTTGAAACGTATTTGAAATACACATACAAATGGGATTAGTTCGTAAAAGTTGATTTATATTGTAGTCATCCTTTGTTGAATACATCTAAATCCAATGAACTTGTACACTGCTAAAAGACATACTTAAATCTCTTTGCAAGTCTTTTTAAGCAcggtacaacaacaacaacaacaacaacaatatcagagacttaatcccaaaatgatttggggtcgactgacatgaatcatcctttagaaccgtctatgggtgaacacacacctcaaaatgcgaaaatatagaaaagaaaaagtgaaaaacaaaagaggagcgaaacataatacaaaagaaGGTAAACttaaggttttaaaatcgaagtccggaattcttttataaaaacttagaatttaaatcgagaataaagattaaaacgattttgaaaaccgaaataaaaCTTAAGGTTCCGGAATACTttaaaagtgaaccaagtattaatatataagaaagttgttggtaaaaaggtgtaataaatcCAAAAAGAACAAATgcatttttaaaaattaaataaaaacattaaACATATCAAATAACgccaaatactaaaaatccacatgtatcatttccgtccattgtgccctctccgtcaccattccCTCATCAAGCCCGAGAAAtttcatatcgtgctctatcactctcagccatgtctattttggtctccctctacccctagcaACTTTTTCTGATCCCCGGGTCTCTAACCTCTTAACTgatgcgtccataggtctccttctcacacggccaaaccatcttagtcggttttccatcatcttgtcctttaTTGGACCACTttcaccttttccctaatcaccccaTTCCTTATATTAATCGATATTTCCTTGTATGgacgcacatccacctcaacatacgcatctccgtcacactcatcttttgaatatGACAATGTTTCACGGGCCAACACTCGGAGCCGCAAAGTAAGGCAGGCCTCATCGTCGTGCGATAAAaatttccctttaatctttggagCCTATCTTTATCACATAAAACCCTGTAGCActtttccatttcaaccatcccgctttaattttgtgagccacatctccgtctaactccccatcttttttaaTAATAGATcttagatatctgaagaaatctgaCCGCTCAACAACATTTCTATCGAAAATAATAATCCCCACCTCTGTCGATCTCGACCCCGCCATGTTACTGAACTGACAgctcaaatactcggtcttactcctACTTAGCCTAAACCCGGCCACGAGTCTCCAAAgtatgcctccacaattccaactttctctcattcgcctctttcgtctcatcaatcaacacattaTCAtccgcaaacatcatacaccaagggatgccGTCCTggatatcccttgtcaactcatccataactatagaaaagagaaaaggactaagtgcggaacttTGATGCACCCCAATGGTaatgggaaattcttccgttctcccaacattagtacgaacacttgcactagccccctaatacatgtcctttatgaggtcaatatattttcgagacACACCCTTTCTCCCCAAAACCCACCAAATTACTTCTctcggtaccctatcatatgTCTTTTCCaaatcaataaaaaccatatgcaagtctttcttcttgtcccgatggtgttccatcaactgtctcatgataaaaatcgcatccatagtcgatctctcaggcataaatccaaatgggttatccgagatgtctacacatttcctaagcctttgctcaattatccgctcccataacttcatcgtatgactgATAATTTTAATTCCCCAACAATTGGAACATTCTTGAAGATCACCTTTATTCTTATACAAAaggacaagagtgcttctcctccaagctgatggcatcttgttgctcctccaaatcttgttgaagagcatggttacccattcgattCCTTTCTCCCCCGAGCACCTCCAAACTTCATTGCGTATACCATCCGGTCCATCTGCTTTCTtcgaccccatcttccttaatgCCTTTTTAAGCACGGTCTTACAATAAATTATAATGAGACTATTTCGCTCATATTAATCGTTATCAAATAATGTAAAATGCTTGTTCATAAATCTTGCTAATCAGTTGGCATAAAAAGGATTGTAGTTTATAAATGTAGATTGTAGATGCGTTGGATAATTTAATTTCcaataaaagttatttaaaataaataattaataattatactATGGATATCGTTAGTCGTCAGACTCGTTACACACAAAATTTACGTAAGCCAATACAATACAAGTTTGGTAAAAAATACAGAGTATTTTATACAGTACGAATAATTTTTTTCAAGAGTAGTTCGAATAATTTTTTTTAGGGATAGTTCGAATAAATTTACTATGTgctaaattaaaataaaagtacTACTAGTAGGCTTTTAAAGAAATTGATATTTTTTTATGTGCAACGTTTTTTTATCTCTGTGAGGGAGTCATTCGAGTGGTTAGAATATCCAATTGGATCATCTCCAtttatttctctttttatttccttCCATTTTCTATCAATGGTCTTGATTCGTTCTCAAAATGATCTAACGGTTAATTGTATGAAGAGGTTAAGAGTGAATAATGATTAGATATTGTTTTATTAGAGAAAATGTAATGAAATGGAGAGAATAGGAAATAGAAATGATCCATACATGAACTCTTTATTATTAGCAACTGTTGAGACCCAATTTGATTAGTTAGTGTTGATGATACTTTAAGACAAATTAATCCCATTGTTTATTTAATCGTGTGCCTCTTAAGTGTTAATCTTGTAGGTCAAGAGCTCTAATCGTCAATGAAGATTGTACAAGGATGATCAAAGACGAAGAATGTCATATATTGAGTCATGGTGTTGTAAGAGATAATTAAACTTGGTTTATTGTCTAAGTGCAAAAACAACAGTGTAGTCCACTGTGACTTAGAAGGCTCGGCTTTGAAAGAAACATTTCGAAAATATTTTAACACTTGTTAATGGCTTTCCAAACTTTCAACAAACCTTATTTACTACAGAAAAATCTGGTTTGATCTTTTAAATTGAGAAGAAAGTTATTGATGTCTTGAAAAGGAGGTTGCTTACACAAAaagacacttaccaaaaaagggtTGTTTACTTTACATATTTGGCAAAatttatggttcccataaacatCGCCAAATAAGCTCTTTCTTCAATAAAAACTTAATCCATATTTGTTAGTGTGTGGACAACAAGATTACTTGGAGAAGTAAGCTAGATTAATTGAGCATAGAACTCGTGTCTTGCTTAAGGGGTCACGGCCTTCTTGATCAAGAAATCGTCTCATTTTCAAGTGTTGCCCAagcttcatttgtttacattattTCTACACTTGGACTATAATTTTGTGTGATGTTTTGACATGTGAAGTATACACTACCTGGACGTTATAAATACCATGCTTAATTCATTTTGCCAAGTGTGCAACAAAGAGTTTTAAATCGAAAAAGACTTATGTAATACCCGCTCTTCtcgggacccgttgactgacctgtTAACCTTGAGTGGCCTTTGGTAAAGGAGACAAAGGAAGACTATGCCATATTTGCCTTGAAATACTCGATCTAGTAgtggtcactcggccgagtagcttgggtactcgaccgagtgcgtcgtactcggccgagtatgtccatactcgaccgagtaactcgTCTAACAGcgtgttattataaaacgcgacGGCTGAGACATAATTCATTTCGACGGTTTCTTTTatcatttctaaaacctaaacactCTCTCCCTATTCTCTCATCTCTATCTACACCTATTGGGTAGCTTTGAACTCTAATACGAGAAAGGGAGACGGTCTATGCATGAGGTCATCGAGTCGGGTTTGTCGTCATCACTGACATTGATTGTTCTTCAAGGTGAGTTTGTGATTGATTGTCCTTTTCAGTAGTTCTTGAATAGCCTTAATGATAGGATacgattgttgttgtaggatacTATATGGAGTCTTGCTTGACATGGTGTGATGGATGCGTCATGTGGATTTGcggaaaggtagggtttccctacagTTGATTGCGTAATTAATTTGAGGTTGTTTGTGATTGATTAATTAATATGTTGCGTTGGATTGAGAATGGTTGATGAGTAATATTGTGATtggtattgttgtgatgggaccaTTTTTGGGAGATGGTTTTAACCCgatgttcgcctcttgtggctcccgtcacaaggtgACTGTGCACATTAATGTTCTGGGTGCGCTCGTTGCGATAAGCGGGACTTAGATGGGAAAGGCTGCAGTCCCCTACTAGCGgtgagggttacctgttgcgatggataaCCTGACAAGGCTATACACTTAGGTGTAAAGCCGGTTACTGGTGACGATTGGAGTTAGAGGATGGGTACATCtgtttggttgtgtttgtgtattgATTGCATCTTTGAGTTCGATCGCTTATCTTGGTtatgcagttgactgaccccgtttatttttttcaaaactgtggtgatccattcagggatggtgagcagttatctTAGCAGGTGTTGGTTGATATGTTGTTTGCGGGATATGGAGGGGATTGAGTCATCACGTTGTCTAGCGAGTTGTCACTGTTACTTATGCTTAGTAGTTATTTTCAGTTGTTTCAGAGTTGTTTTCTTTTGGTATGCATGTATAAGTTGTAAGAAACATTTGATAAATGTTctattatggtctatttgatatacattaccttgggcaaccgagatggtaacgcccttatttattggggaaggtcttgttaaagatatttggtaagtgggggtgttacaaagtggtatcagagcgacgattttggaacctgaaccaatgaaccaaatgaatgtagggtgttaaaattaaaatgaacctagtgtatgtgtgttgggagcccctcTTATGTCGATTTTGGgggagaaggcgccctcatctcaAAATCCCGGCCCAACATGCTTAAGCCAGCAACTTCGCGTGGGGTAAACGTATAATTTTATGCGTGTGTGTTGGATGTGTGATGTGTGGTTTCCATGGATGTTACTTTATGCTCGGTAAGAAAGTCGTACTGGTTATGATGCAAGAGATGATGTATGATTGTGCTCATGAATGAACTTGGGTGATTAGCTTAGAATTCTTCGTACGTTGGGCATGACATAAGAAGGAATGTGTAATGTTAGCGGTATGGCATGTGAATGTGCTATGATGTGTGGATGACTTGTAATAGTATTTCATGAAGTGAACAGAGTAGATACCTGTATGCATATGGTATTGTTGGTGATATAATTGAATTTGAATAGGTTCTGTGTGCATGTAACATTGTTAGTTTATTTTGAAATAGTTACGCGAAGTATAATGTATGATGTGCAATTAAGTGGTATAGATGTGCGTGATTGGTGAGTTGCGTGGTATGTGGTTGAAGTAGGGCCTAAATGTGACGAGTTCTGAATAAGTTTGGACTCCGAATAATGCTTATTATTTTGTAGGGAAGATTATACGCAGAAATCTCAAATTCCATTACTGTgcgaggatactcgaccgagtactcggAAGTCAGTAGCTATGGTAACATGCAAatctgagtactcgaccgagtaggcacgggtactcgaccgagtagaggctacttggccgagtagatccagtactcgatcgagtaccccaaataATTGCTTTTCAACTCTAATCTTTCCGGAAACCCTATAAACACTACTTCTATTCTTTTACACGCCTCATATCACTCTTTACACataatttcttcaaatttttttctCACAGCCAATACTTTGGTGATTTGTGTAAATTTTGCTCTCGGATTTGCTCTCTTACCATCACTCTTTCAATTAATTTCCGACTTAAGGTAATGTATCTTTCAAAACTTCTTGCTTTTAGCAAatcaattatgtaatttgcccCAAATCTGAAAATTTCTACTCTATAATTCAAAGATTCATGTTTGTATGTTGCTAAGTTAGTAACAATTACTTTCATTGATTGATTTATGTATGCAAAGGACGATTTCCACGCCCAAATGATAGGTCCATCCTACttattaaaagaacaaccacaaAGTTGAGTTGTCAACCTGTGATTAAAAggacaattttttattttttttcatacTGACCCCACCACGTTTTCCGCCAGCTTTCAATTCAAATCTTTTTATCTTTTAAATACAACAATACAAAAAATACCTAAATCTCATAACTTAGTTAGCTAAATTACGGAGCTTGATATTGGATCTGGGTAAGGTTAGAGATACGAAAACTGTTTAATACGCAAAAAATCAGTGAAACCAATTTGCCAAGCTTTTAAGACTAGAAGACGACATAAAaaaattaattgtcataaattattGTAAATATTTCAGATTTGAAACTAATGTTAAAAAAATATGAAATTTACAGATTTGAAACAAATTTTATTTTTCAAACAACAAACTAACACAGAAAATATTTTAAAACGAAGAAAAAGATGCAAAATTATTTTTTGGAAAAACAAATTCATAAATTACATTATTAATAAATCAGTCACTAGATTATACATCGTTCAAGAGTTATGGGTAAACACTCACAAAAACGAGGATCGAAATAATTATTAGAAACATGTTAAAATTgcataaaatgaaaaaaaaataacaaattaaaaggATTGATAAAAATAGAACAGGAAAATATGGTAAAATAAATATAATCGAAAAAATGTTAATGCAAAATATGTATATAAACAATATCAATTTAAAAATCAGAAATCGTCAAATCACATTTAAGAACGAATCCGCAAATTGTTTGAAGATATAGACCTTCGAAGATTAAAACAACCAGCCTACTATGAAGTATGAATGATGAGAAACAAAACAAGGAGGTGAAATTGAGGGAGAGAGAGGCATTTAGAACATTggtgagtcataattatatgcatatttatgcttctccttaattacttttgatacggttttcgtgctagtttatatcatttatatgccttttatgttagaacgttgatacttccgctttttgatgtttaatgcaggaatgatgcatttgaggagcaaagggatgaaatgggcatcgcggagtaggcatgaaggaatacacgaagcatgacaTGGGAAtctataagaatgaaggaagagaagttaagaagaaaacacggaGAAAAGAGCAGAAACAAGTGA
Protein-coding sequences here:
- the LOC141621978 gene encoding pectinesterase QRT1-like; the protein is MLLKSTLFLCFLPMVFEFVFGQNNTDVSSSSSRSSNAGVNVRDYHYITWDDMKVDDSTESVSKTEIKGKENWNVSGIIVVDQSGKTGNSVTVQGAVDLVPFGNSKRVKIVILPGIYRERVVVPSSKPYISFIGMPNQSANTVITWNSKASDRTSNGEELGTFGSATITIFSDYFCASEITFQNTVVAIPGWLGMQAVALRVSAEKAVFYKVNILGSQDTLLDESGSHYFYQCLIQGSIDFIFGNAKSLYQYTTLRSMANQSGAIAAHHRNSPNEDTGFSFLNCSITGSGKIYLGRAWGPYSRAIYSYCDIDDIIAPEGWSDWGVPERQKTAVFGEFQCRGKGSNASGRVRWARSFRIDDARPFLDMEFIDGNKWLRLSF